The Kordia sp. SMS9 DNA window TTGAAAAGTTTCAAATAGATTTCAAGTTGTTTTGGTAGTAAGTATCCTGAAATTGGCGCAATGAGTTTGAAATCTTCATCAAAAAACACCATTGTTGGATAGGCGCGTACACTTAGATAACGTGCAAATTGATGTTGTGCATTTCTACGTTTTTTCTTTGCCGGATCGTAATTTGGATTGGTAAAGGTGTTTCCTTCAAACGTTACACTCGAATCGCCTTCTGCATTGAATTTGATGGCGTAGTAGTTTTCGTTGATATACTTGGCAACATCGGTATTTCCAAACGTATTTTTGTCTAACATTTTACAAGGTCCACACCAAACAGTATATACATCCATGATGACTTTTCTCGGTTCCTTTTTCATGAGTTCCTGCGCTTCTTCTATGGAAACCCAATTGATTTTCTGTGCTTGAACGGTCGTAACACTTACGAGAAGTATACTTATTAAAAAAATGATTTTCTTCATGTGTTTGTCTTTTATATGGTCTCTGTCGCAAACTTTGTGCCTAGTTTACGAATACAAGGTACAATTTGCTTTTGTAATTTAAAAAAAGCGTTCTCCTAAGAAAACGCTTTTTTTGATTTTTATGATGTTGCTGGTTATTTTACACCGTGCATTAATTTTTTCAATACTGGATTTAACACTACCGATAAAAGCCCAAAACCTATTGGTATTAACGTAAACATTAAAAAGAAAGTACTTAATGAATATTCTTTTGTGATTTCATCAATCATTCCTCCCATCGTTCCCGCTGATTTTTGCCCAATGGCAATAGCTAAGTACCAAATACCAAACATAAACCCTATCATTCTACCTGGCACTAGTTTACTTAAATACGAGAGTCCTACGGGCGAAATACAGAGTTCTCCCATCGTATGAAATAAATATGCTAGAATTAAGAATATCATACTTACAGAAGCTTTTTCTGCCCCTTGTGGAATTCCTAAAGTTCCAAATACTAACACACCAAATCCTGCTCCTAACAATACTAACCC harbors:
- a CDS encoding thioredoxin fold domain-containing protein — translated: MKKIIFLISILLVSVTTVQAQKINWVSIEEAQELMKKEPRKVIMDVYTVWCGPCKMLDKNTFGNTDVAKYINENYYAIKFNAEGDSSVTFEGNTFTNPNYDPAKKKRRNAQHQFARYLSVRAYPTMVFFDEDFKLIAPISGYLLPKQLEIYLKLFKTDKYKEVVSKEDWEKYQKEFVSEFKS